In Anopheles bellator chromosome 2, idAnoBellAS_SP24_06.2, whole genome shotgun sequence, the genomic stretch CCGTGCTTCAGGGCCGGCCCGCCCGTCCCGTTACCGTGGGCCACAATCTGCTCGGCGGAAGAaaccttccgcttccggtggcgtcggtggacGCAGCGCACGAacccaaccagcagcagcgtgccgAGAATAGACGCCACAACGATgttgatcagcagcagcaggttggaCGTAAAGGCGTTCGCCGTGTCCGGGCGcagcttcaccaccaccggcacggtAGCCGATTTCGGTGGCGTGCCCGagtcggtgacggtggccagcaggcGCATAGCCACCGGCAGATCGGACCGGTTCGACACCAGCCACAGGTTCCCGTACGGATCGGCCCGGAACAGATGGCTGTAGTTGCCCTTCAGCGTAAACGCCAGCTCGTCGGTTCGGTCCCCGTCCGCCGCCTCGATCCTGCCCACCAGGACGGGCAGCTGCCGGGGGCCAGTTTGCGCGGGGTTACCGTCGATGACGAACGAGTAGAACGGCTTCCGGAACCGCGGTTCCCACACGTTGGCCGGCAGCACGTCGATCACGACGCCCGTGCTGTAATTGCGACCCCCGACACTGTCGTCGATCGTGTCGATCGTGAACGAGTACTGCGGCGTCCGGCGGTAGGTTAGCGGCTTCGCCAGGATAATCTCCCCGGCCGGTCCCACACGGAACGTGTCCTGAGCCAGCGACGACCCGACGACGGCGTACCGTAGCCGCCCGTCTTTCGAAGCGAAACCCGGCCTGGTGGTAAGCTGCGACACCAGCGTTCCCGGCCGGGAGTCTTCACGTACCGTGGCGTAGAACGTGCCCCGTACAAAATCGGCTCTTTCGACCGTCGGCTGTGTGGCACCGGCAGCTGGTGCTTCCGTGCCCGTCGGCTTCGGTGCCGACAGGATCACCGTGGTGAGCGCATACCGATCCGGATTGTCCACCTGGGTCGCCTTCACGACGAGCGTCCGCGAGTGCCGCGCTTGCGACGGCGCCAGGGAACGAACCAACTTCACCCGCCCACTGGTCGGGTGAATCTCAAAGCTCGCTTCATCCTCCGACCCGTTCGAGGACACGATCGAGTACCGAATGTCCGCCCGGATACCACGGTCCTGGTCTTCGGCACGGATCGACTCGGGTGTCGTCCTGATCTCGCCCACCTCCGTAGGCAGCTGGCCGTAGTAGACGTCGCGCACAAACTTCGGGTTCTGATCGTCCGAATCGAGCACGACGATCGTGACGTGCGTGTCCGAGTACTTGGGCGGTTTGCCCTGATCCTGGGCCCGGATTTTCACCGTAAAGTTCTGCACCGTCTCGTAGTCGATGAACCGCTTCAGCACCAGCGTGCCCTCGAGGGGCGTCACGAACGCAACGTACTCGCTGTACGGCCCCGGAAGCGTCTGGTACTCCACCGTCGAGTACGGTCCGGGTTGATCGAGATCGATGGCCCGAATGCCTTGGAGTATTCTACAAAACGTCAAGCAAAACATCGTTAATGCAGGAAGCCATTTCGCCGCCGTTGTGTCCACCGATCCACATACCGCGTTCCAATGACCGTCACCTCGGACAGGTTCAGCTTGTACGGGGCGCCGATCCACACCGGTGCATTGTCGTTCACGTCCGTAACCCGGATGTTCACCGGTATGATGATGCCCTggacgaacgaaaagaaagttcACGTAAGCCAGCCGGAACCTTCATCCGACTGGGTGGTCGGAACCGTACCGCTTCGTCGGCAAATTTGCGCTCGCAGATCACGTTCACAAAGACCGCCGACGGCCCGATGAGTCCCTCCTTGTCCAGCGGTTTCGCCACGATCAGGTCCTTCGTGCCCTGCGCAATGTACACCGGGGAGTCCTTTTCGCGTAACGTCAGCACAATGTCCTTGCCCGGGTCGCCGAGCACGCGCAGCGAACCCACCGACGAGCCCACCGTGATGTCCTCGTTGGCGAAGAAGTTGACCGTGGAGCCGCCACCGTCCAGGTAGCACCGATTGTCGATCAACTGCCCGTCCGCTGCGTACGCAATGGGCCGATGAGAAACACGTGGCACGTTTAGACCCCCTGACTGAAAACCCCTCTTTCAAGCCAttgttttttcaatatttttcctagatctgttttaaaaaaatggccaaacgcGCCCCTATCAAGGGAAGTTGACATCCTTCATTTGATCGTGGCTTTCGGCTGACAACACGTGCCAGAGTTCCTGCTTCAAAGCCAAATATTGGCCGCTACCTATTAGTTAAACAAACTCACCGCGCGTTTACCAACACAAATCACTCACGGGTGTTATCAAACAGTGACCGTTTGTGTTTGAACTGTACATTCCACGGATGCCGCTCTTACTGTAGGTACTCACCATGCataagaaacaaacaacagtaAAACACGAATACCGATAGCACCATCGTGATCGTCTGTTCGCCCTTTTGCTCGGCCCGCCCTGCGAAACGGTCAAATCGTTTGGTTAGGAAAAAGGCGCACATTTTGCGGGTATATTGGCAATAGACAAAATGTGTGATATCCGTTCGCCCCGGGGTTACATTGAGCCGCTGTAATAGAGTGCAAACGCTCACAGGAGAGTGtgtcttatttttatttcacaaaaacattcatttcatAACATAtatacattttgtttttttttttttgataataTACTACAAATGATCGGTCAAAAGTCAAAGTTTGCATTTGCAAATTATGTACACAGTCTCAGTGCCTCGCTGCCAACAATCCCATTCGCAtccgggttcgtcgcttacgcCGGCGCATGAGTCACCAGTACctaaaatgagaaaaacacaCTCCCCGCATACACATCCGATACAGATGCTGTTTTGTACAAATCCCATACAAggaaaca encodes the following:
- the LOC131210996 gene encoding protocadherin Fat 4; its protein translation is MVLSVFVFYCCLFLMHADGQLIDNRCYLDGGGSTVNFFANEDITVGSSVGSLRVLGDPGKDIVLTLREKDSPVYIAQGTKDLIVAKPLDKEGLIGPSAVFVNVICERKFADEAGIIIPVNIRVTDVNDNAPVWIGAPYKLNLSEVTVIGTRILQGIRAIDLDQPGPYSTVEYQTLPGPYSEYVAFVTPLEGTLVLKRFIDYETVQNFTVKIRAQDQGKPPKYSDTHVTIVVLDSDDQNPKFVRDVYYGQLPTEVGEIRTTPESIRAEDQDRGIRADIRYSIVSSNGSEDEASFEIHPTSGRVKLVRSLAPSQARHSRTLVVKATQVDNPDRYALTTVILSAPKPTGTEAPAAGATQPTVERADFVRGTFYATVREDSRPGTLVSQLTTRPGFASKDGRLRYAVVGSSLAQDTFRVGPAGEIILAKPLTYRRTPQYSFTIDTIDDSVGGRNYSTGVVIDVLPANVWEPRFRKPFYSFVIDGNPAQTGPRQLPVLVGRIEAADGDRTDELAFTLKGNYSHLFRADPYGNLWLVSNRSDLPVAMRLLATVTDSGTPPKSATVPVVVKLRPDTANAFTSNLLLLINIVVASILGTLLLVGFVRCVHRRHRKRKVSSAEQIVAHGNGTGGPALKHGTASSRFLLQRPEQRMLERSSVAGHRHTGVAGDCAASSTYGSDNQDFLESERDHPRRSQARPLTQEELAGQNLNHLLLHWQEKYDEKSNCPEDVSIDDKLIVYF